A region from the Janthinobacterium agaricidamnosum genome encodes:
- a CDS encoding LysR family transcriptional regulator, with translation MDMESLTIFCAVASELSVTQAAARLGRAPSSVTTRIQQLEADMGAELFVRANKRMALTAAGERFLEYAQRLLALAEEARHVVTGGRDGGTLRVGSMESTAASRLPALLAAYHARYPDTRLALSTGPSRPLIEQVRTGLLDCAFVALPPAFGGAAALKELGLASTAVWREELCLLLPASEGQARHAIDVRTRSLAAFPQGCTYRGIAEELLGVAGSTDWRVQELSSYHTMIACVAAGACVTVLPATVLALSDAPATLTTLSAGQADTVLVWRVGFDVPAFQHLLALLGEAAP, from the coding sequence ATGGACATGGAATCCCTGACGATTTTTTGCGCCGTGGCCAGTGAACTGAGCGTCACCCAGGCCGCAGCCAGGCTGGGCCGCGCGCCGTCCAGCGTCACCACGCGCATCCAGCAGCTGGAAGCCGATATGGGCGCGGAATTGTTCGTGCGCGCCAATAAACGCATGGCCCTGACGGCGGCGGGCGAGCGCTTTCTCGAGTATGCGCAGCGTTTGCTGGCGCTGGCGGAAGAAGCGCGGCATGTCGTCACGGGCGGGCGCGACGGCGGCACCCTGCGCGTGGGCAGCATGGAAAGCACGGCGGCCAGCCGCTTGCCGGCGCTGCTGGCCGCGTATCACGCCCGCTATCCGGACACGCGCCTGGCGCTGAGCACGGGGCCGTCGCGTCCCCTGATCGAGCAAGTGCGCACGGGTTTGCTCGACTGCGCTTTCGTCGCCTTGCCGCCAGCGTTCGGCGGCGCCGCCGCGCTGAAAGAGCTGGGGCTGGCATCGACCGCCGTGTGGCGCGAGGAACTGTGTTTGCTGTTGCCGGCCAGCGAAGGGCAGGCGCGCCACGCCATCGACGTGCGCACGCGCTCGCTGGCGGCCTTTCCGCAGGGCTGCACCTACCGCGGCATCGCCGAAGAGCTGCTGGGCGTTGCAGGTTCGACCGATTGGCGCGTGCAGGAGCTGAGTTCGTATCACACCATGATCGCCTGCGTGGCGGCCGGCGCCTGCGTGACCGTGCTGCCGGCCACCGTGCTGGCGCTGTCCGATGCGCCGGCCACCTTGACAACGCTGTCCGCCGGGCAAGCCGACACGGTGCTCGTGTGGAGAGTCGGATTCGACGTGCCCGCCTTTCAGCATTTGCTGGCGCTGCTCGGCGAGGCGGCGCCGTGA